The DNA segment GCAGCGGTGGCCAAGAAGTGGCTGCGCGAGCAGTACGGCACTGAGATCCGGGGCTACATGTCGCAGCTGGGCGAGATCGCGGTGCCGTTCGCCGACTGGTCGCATGTGCCCGAGAATCCGTTCTTCGCGCCCAACGCCGACATCATCCCCGAGCTGGAAACCTATATGGACGCGCTGCGCCGCGACGGCGATTCGGTCGGCGCGCGCATCGAGGTGGTGGCCAGCAACGTGCCGGTCGGGCTGGGCGAGCCGCTGTTCGACCGCCTCGACGCCGATATCGCGCACGCGATGATGGGCATCAACGCAGTCAAGGGCGTGGAGATCGGCGCCGGCTTCGACAGCGTGTCGCAGCGGGGCAGCGTGCATGGCGACGAGCTGACCGCTGACGGCTTCCGCACCAACAATTCCGGCGGCGTGCTGGGCGGCATTTCCACCGGCCAGGATGTCACCGTGTCGCTGGCGATCAAGCCGACGTCCTCGATCCGCACGCCGCGCGAGTCGATCGACAAGGCCGGCAATGCCGCCACGGTCGAAACCTTCGGCCGCCACGACCCGTGCGTCGGCATCCGCGCCACGCCGATCGCCGAGGCCATGCTGGCGCTGGTGCTGATGGACCACGCGCTGCGCCACCGCGCGCAATGCGGCGACGTCAAGACCGACACGCCGCACATTCCGGCGCAGGTCGGCCAGACGCGCTGAGTTGAGCACGCTCCCTGGGGCTGGCGGTGCCATGGGTACCGCTCGCCCGGATTACGCCCGCTTCGGGCTTTTCTATCTTGGCTACTACGGCTATGTCGGCGTCATCTCGCCGTACGTGAGCCTGTATTTCGCCGATCGCGGTTTCAATCCGGTGCAGATCGGCGTGCTGATGGCCAGCTTCCAGGTCAGCCGCATCGTCGGGCCCTACCTGTGGGGCTGGCTGTCCGACGTAATGCACACACGCGTGCGCATCCTGCGCGTGAGCGCGTTCACCTCGCTGCTGGCGTTCCTGATGCTGCCCGGCGTGGGCAGCTACGGCGGCATGATGGCGATGATGCTGACGCTGAGCCTGCTCACCAGCGCGATGTCGCCGCTGGGCGATGCCCTCACCATCTCCACGCTGCGCCGCTACGGCGCCTTTGACCATAGCTATGGCCGCATCCGCATGTTCGGCTCGGTCGGCTTTATTGGCGCGGTGCTGGCCGGTGGGGCACTGTTCGAGATGGTCGGCATGCGCGCCTTCCCGTGGGTGGCCAGCGGCTTGCTGGCGATCCTGGCAGGCGTGGTGCTGAGCATGCGCGATGCCGTCGACGACGGGCCGCGCGTGCCCGCGCCGCGCGCGCTGCCCTTGCTGCGCCGGCCGGACGTGGCATGGTTCCTGGCATCGGCCTTCCTGATGATGTTCGCGCACGCCGCGCTCTACGTGTTCTATTCGCTGTGGCTGGAGAAGCTTGGCTACAGCAAGTTCGCCATCGGCGTGATGTGGACCATCGGCGTGGTCGCCGAAATCGTTTTCTTCTATTACCAGGGCCTGTTGTTCGCGCGCTTCGCGCTGCGCACGATCCTGGCCGGCACTTTCGTGCTGGCTGCGGTCCGCTTTGGCCTGACCGGCTACTTCGCGCAGCTTGCCTGGCTGATGGCGCTGGTGCAGGTATTGCACGCGGCCACTTTCGCCGCGCACCACAGCGCCAGCCTGAAGCGGCTGCAGGCATGGTTTGCCGGGCCGCTGCAGGGACGCGGGCAGGCGCTGTACACGGGGATTTCCTACGGCGTCGGCGGCACGCTCGGGGGGCTCGCCATGGGCTGGACCTGGAATGCGCTGGCGCCCGAACACACCTTCGGGCTGGCCGCCCTGGCCGCGGCGGCCGGCGCCTTCTGCGCGGCGATGAGCTTCCGCGCGGAGGGTGCGGCAGGCGGCGATGCGCTTCAGGCCAGCGCGGCGCAGACGCGCTCGCCAATTGCCAGCGACGAGGTCAGCCCCGGCGACTCGATGCCGAACAGGTGAACCAGCCCCGGCACGCCATGCACGGCGGGGCCATCGATGCGGAAGTCGGCCGCCACCTCGTGCGGGCCGCTGATCTTGGGGCGGATGCCGGCATAGCCCGGCTGCAGCGCGCCGTCGGCCAGTCCCGGCCAGTAGCGGCGCACCTCGTCATAGAAGCCGTCAGCATCGGCCGGGTCGACGCTGTACTCGATGTCGTCGATCCAGCGCACATTGGGGCCGAAACGTGCCTGGCCGCCGAGGTCCAGCGTCAGGTGCACGCCCAGTCCTGCGGCCTCGGGCACCGGGTAGATCAGCCGTGAGAACGGCGCGCGCCCGGCCAGCGTGAAATAGCAGCCCTTGGCGTAGTGCTGCGGCGGGATATGGGCCTCGGGCATGCCATCGAGGCGGCGCGCCAGTTCCGGCGCTGTCAGGCCGGCCGAGTTCACCACCGTGCGCGCCAGCAGCGTGGTCGCGCCGCCATCCTCGCTGCCCACTTCCAGGCGGATCCCGTCCGCGGTGATCGCGCCGCCCAGCACCGGCGACTGCACCGCCAGCATCGCACCCGCGTTCTCGGCATCGCCCAGCAGTGCGGTCATCAGGCCGTGGCTGTCGACGATGCCGGTGGAGGGCGACAGCAGCGCGGCATGGCATTGCAGCTGCGGCTCCAGCGCCTGCGCTTCGTCGCGCGAGAGCAGCCGCAGGTCGTCGACGCCGTTGGCCGCGGCCTTGGCGCGGATGCCGTCCAGCGTGGCCACCTGCGCCGCGCTGGTGGCGACGATCAGCTTGCCGCAGCGCTGGTGCGCGACGTGGTGCGTGGCGCAGTAGTCGTACAGCATGGCCTTGCCACGTACGCACAACTCCGCCTTCAGTGAACCGGCGGGGTAGTAGATGCCGGCGTGGATGACCTCGCTGTTGCGCGCGCTGGTGATGGTGCCGAAGGCGTTCTCGGCTTCCAGGATGATCACCTCGCGGCCCTGCAGCGCGAGGGCGCGCGCGGCTGCCAGTCCTACGACACCCGCGCCGATGACGACGCAATCCACCTTTTCCATGCTCGATTCCTTGTTGCTGAGGTTTGTTGCCAGTGCTGACTGCTGTGTGGCGGAATTCAGCCCGCCAGGCCCAGCCGGGAGGCCGCGGCGGCCAGGTGCCGTTGCGCAGCCTCGCGCGCTGCCGGGGCATTGCCGGCGGCGATGGCGTCGGCCAGCGCCGTGTGTTCGGTGTCGGCGGCGCGCGGGCTGCCGGTGGCTGCGCCGAGCCGCGCGGTGTTCTCCCACGCGCGCTGTCGTGCCGCCAGCATCTGCTGGCTGACGAAGTCGGTCAGGCCGGTAAAGCAGGGGTTGTGCGCGGCTTCGGCGATGGCGTGGTGGAAGGCCATGTCGGCGGCAGCCGCGTTGGCCATGTCGCCACGGCCGTCGGCCTGCGCCTGCATGGCCGCGAGTGCGGCGCGGATCGCATCGACATCGGTTGCGGTACGGCGCTCGGCCGCCATCTCGGCGCAGGCGGTTTCGACCACGCGGCGCAGCTCGAACAGCTGCGCCAGCGTGGGTCCGCCGTCCGGTGCGCTCGCCACGCGCCAGGCCTGGCCGCCCGGGGTTTCCGAAACAAAGGCACCGGAACCCTTGCGCGTGACCAGCACGCCGTCGGCCTTGAGCTGGGCGATGGCTTCCCGCACGATCGGCCGGCTTACGCCGAAGGTGTCGGCCAGGCTCGCTTCGGCGGGCAGGCGTCCGCCCGCGGCGTAGCGGCCGGCGAGGATGTCGTCGTGCAAGGACTGGGCGATGCGGCTGGCCAGGGAGGCCGGGCGGTGCAGGGTCATGGGTAGATATGTCAGGCTGTCAGACAGCTTTGTGCGATTGTGCTGGCGAAGTTGTTGCGCGTCAAGCTTGCCGCAGATTGCCGGTGCTAAACATGGCGGCCTCGACCCGCAGTATTCGCTAAATTTCTTTGGCCAACGGCCGATAGATCCCGGATACAGGTGGGGGATACTGCCCGGCAGCTCCGCCGTGGGTTTGCCATGCCCCGCGCGCGGCGACAAACGCGGGGCCCTTTGCAAACAACCATGATCCAGCTTACTCCCAACGATCTCCCGGTCGGACACCCGCTGCCCTGGGCGCTGCTAGACGGCGACGGCAACCTGGTGCTCGGCAGCGGCAGCGTCATCCCCGATGCGCGCGACCTGGCGCTGGTGTTCCGCCACGGCGTGGTCTGCCGCGCCGGTAATAGCGGCAATAGCGATGACACCGACGATAGCGGCAATAGCGGCGATGCCGAGGCCGCCACCCGCACCGCGCCCGGGCCACTAGGCCTGCAGGTCGGTACGCTGCTTCACGTCAAGCACGAAGGCGAGTCCGCGCGCGCCGCCGCCAGCCGCCTGATCGGCTTTATCGAGCAGGGGCTGTTCGTGACCTGGCCGCAACTGGGCGGGCGCGACCTGCCGCTGCAGGCGGGCGACACCGTGTTGCTGCGGGGCTTCTCCGGGCAGGCGATCCATAGCTTTACCTCGACCATCACCGCGGTCTGCCGAAGCCCGTTCCGTTACCTGGTGCTGTCGGCGCCGACCAACCTGCATGCGACCCCGGTACGCAAGGCGGCGCGCGTGCCAACGCGTCTGGCGGCATACCTGACCGAGCCCCCGGAAGACGACGATGACGATCATGGCGTGGCCGTCGCGGTGCGGACGGGTACGGCCCGGCTGGCGCTGCTGTCCGACCTCAGCACCGGCGGAGCGCTGGTGCAGACCACCGCGCCGTCGCCCGCGCCGGGCAGCCGCGTGCGGCTGCGCTTCCAGCTGCGGGCCGCGTCGTTCGACAGCGAAGTCATCGTCGACGGCTGGATCCGGGCGGCGCCGGGACCAGCCAGCCAGGACGATGCCGAATTCCCGGCCTTCGGTGTGGCCTTCGATTTGCTGGCAGAGCGCGAGATGACGCTGCTGCAGTGCTACATCTACGAACAGCTGCTGTCCACGACGCGCCTGCCACTGTAGCCGGCGACCGGCGGCCTCGGTACCTGCGTTCAGCAGCGCGCCAA comes from the Cupriavidus sp. P-10 genome and includes:
- the aroC gene encoding chorismate synthase — its product is MSGNTLGLLFTVTTFGESHGPAIGAVVDGCPPGMALSEADIQGDLDRRKPGTSRHVTQRKEPDQVEILSGVFEGKTTGTPICLLIRNTDQRSKDYGNIVETFRPGHADYTYWQKYGIRDYRGGGRSSARLTAPVVAAAAVAKKWLREQYGTEIRGYMSQLGEIAVPFADWSHVPENPFFAPNADIIPELETYMDALRRDGDSVGARIEVVASNVPVGLGEPLFDRLDADIAHAMMGINAVKGVEIGAGFDSVSQRGSVHGDELTADGFRTNNSGGVLGGISTGQDVTVSLAIKPTSSIRTPRESIDKAGNAATVETFGRHDPCVGIRATPIAEAMLALVLMDHALRHRAQCGDVKTDTPHIPAQVGQTR
- a CDS encoding FadR/GntR family transcriptional regulator, with protein sequence MTLHRPASLASRIAQSLHDDILAGRYAAGGRLPAEASLADTFGVSRPIVREAIAQLKADGVLVTRKGSGAFVSETPGGQAWRVASAPDGGPTLAQLFELRRVVETACAEMAAERRTATDVDAIRAALAAMQAQADGRGDMANAAAADMAFHHAIAEAAHNPCFTGLTDFVSQQMLAARQRAWENTARLGAATGSPRAADTEHTALADAIAAGNAPAAREAAQRHLAAAASRLGLAG
- a CDS encoding NAD(P)/FAD-dependent oxidoreductase, translated to MEKVDCVVIGAGVVGLAAARALALQGREVIILEAENAFGTITSARNSEVIHAGIYYPAGSLKAELCVRGKAMLYDYCATHHVAHQRCGKLIVATSAAQVATLDGIRAKAAANGVDDLRLLSRDEAQALEPQLQCHAALLSPSTGIVDSHGLMTALLGDAENAGAMLAVQSPVLGGAITADGIRLEVGSEDGGATTLLARTVVNSAGLTAPELARRLDGMPEAHIPPQHYAKGCYFTLAGRAPFSRLIYPVPEAAGLGVHLTLDLGGQARFGPNVRWIDDIEYSVDPADADGFYDEVRRYWPGLADGALQPGYAGIRPKISGPHEVAADFRIDGPAVHGVPGLVHLFGIESPGLTSSLAIGERVCAALA
- a CDS encoding flagellar brake protein, with amino-acid sequence MIQLTPNDLPVGHPLPWALLDGDGNLVLGSGSVIPDARDLALVFRHGVVCRAGNSGNSDDTDDSGNSGDAEAATRTAPGPLGLQVGTLLHVKHEGESARAAASRLIGFIEQGLFVTWPQLGGRDLPLQAGDTVLLRGFSGQAIHSFTSTITAVCRSPFRYLVLSAPTNLHATPVRKAARVPTRLAAYLTEPPEDDDDDHGVAVAVRTGTARLALLSDLSTGGALVQTTAPSPAPGSRVRLRFQLRAASFDSEVIVDGWIRAAPGPASQDDAEFPAFGVAFDLLAEREMTLLQCYIYEQLLSTTRLPL
- a CDS encoding MFS transporter, whose protein sequence is MGTARPDYARFGLFYLGYYGYVGVISPYVSLYFADRGFNPVQIGVLMASFQVSRIVGPYLWGWLSDVMHTRVRILRVSAFTSLLAFLMLPGVGSYGGMMAMMLTLSLLTSAMSPLGDALTISTLRRYGAFDHSYGRIRMFGSVGFIGAVLAGGALFEMVGMRAFPWVASGLLAILAGVVLSMRDAVDDGPRVPAPRALPLLRRPDVAWFLASAFLMMFAHAALYVFYSLWLEKLGYSKFAIGVMWTIGVVAEIVFFYYQGLLFARFALRTILAGTFVLAAVRFGLTGYFAQLAWLMALVQVLHAATFAAHHSASLKRLQAWFAGPLQGRGQALYTGISYGVGGTLGGLAMGWTWNALAPEHTFGLAALAAAAGAFCAAMSFRAEGAAGGDALQASAAQTRSPIASDEVSPGDSMPNR